One region of Salvelinus sp. IW2-2015 linkage group LG1, ASM291031v2, whole genome shotgun sequence genomic DNA includes:
- the tpra1 gene encoding transmembrane protein adipocyte-associated 1 homolog isoform X1, with protein MFEQTNAAFKTTGNSRNRFEMSFISEIASRKHGLECIMLDTVTAVVRFAQYNGSILPTYVENTSAIPTWQPEFEANITKPHRCLQILYEDIGKSRVRFWDLMLLIPNVAFFVFLMWKLPSARAKIRLTSSPIFITFYILVFVVAAVGITRAIVSMTVSASSAATIIDKVLWEITRFFLLAIELSVIILGLAFGHLESKSSIKRVLAITAVLALGYSITQGTLEILYPDKHLSAEDFNIYGHGGRHFWLASSCFFFLVYSLIVILPKTPVRERISLPSKKSFYVYAAVLSLLNLVQGLGSAMLCAGIIEGLCCVDVTTFLYFSVFAPLIYVTFLKGFFGSEPKILFSYKCQVDEPDDQADVHLPPTSTSGLGRKEQLEQGSFYSSTQIDGLTATGMAAYLDDVASGPFGAGSINSIDSDRWRAINA; from the exons ATGTTTGAACAGAcaaatgccgcgttcaaaacaactgggaactcgagaaATCGTTTTGAAATGTCYTTCATCTCGGAAATTGCAAGTCGGAAACACG GCCTTGAGTGCATTATGCTTGACACCGTGACTGCAGTGGTGAGGTTTGCACAATACAATGGCAGCATATTGCCAACCTATGTGGAGAACACATCAGCAATTCCTACCTGGCAACCAGAGTTTGAGGCCAACATCACCAAGCCTCATAGATGTCTCCAGATCCTATACGAGGACATTGGCAAGTCAAG AGTTCGGTTTTGGGACCTCATGCTCCTCATTCCCAATGTGGCTTTCTTCGTGttcctgatgtggaaactgcccTCAGCCAGGGCCAAGATCCGGCTCACCTCCAGCCCCATCTTCATCACCTTCTACATACTG GTGTTTGTGGTGGCAGCGGTGGGAATCACCCGTGCGATAGTGTCCATGACCGTCAGTGCATCCAGTGCTGCCACCATCATTGACAAG GTGCTGTGGGAGATCACCCGCTTCTTTCTGCTAGCCATTGAGCTCAGTGTGATTATCTTGGGACTGGCTTTTG GCCACCTGGAGAGCAAGTCCAGTATAAAGCGTGTGCTGGCGATCACTGCTGTACTGGCACTGGGTTACTCCATCACACAG GGCACCCTGGAGATCCTGTACCCTGACAAGCACCTTTCCGCCGAGGATTTCAACATCTACGGCCACGGGGGACGCCACTTCTGGTTGGCCAGCTCCTGTTTCTTCTTCCTG GTGTACTCTCTGATTGTCATCCTTCCCAAAACCCCGGTYAGGGAGAGGATATCCCTGCCAT CTAAGAAGAGTTTCTATGTGTACGCTGCCGTCCTGTCCCTGCTCAACCTGGTCCAGGGCCTGGGCAGCGCCATGCTGTGTGCCGGTATCATAGAGGGGCTCTG CTGCGTGGACGTCACCACCTTCCTCTACTTCTCCGTGTTCGCCCCGCTCATCTACGTCACCTTCCTCAAAGGCTTCTTCGG ctcAGAGCCCAAGATCCTCTTCTCCTACAAGTGCCAGGTGGACGAGCCGGACGACCAGGCAGACGTCCACCTGCCCCCCACCTCGACCTCTGGTCTGGGCCGCAAGGAGCAGCTGGAGCAAGGCTCCTTCTACTCCAGCACTCAGATAGACGGCCTGACTGCCACTGGCATGGCTGCCTACCTGGACGACGTGGCCTCTGGTCCTTTCGGGGCGGGCAGCATCAACAGCATCGACAGCGACCGCTGGAGGGCCATCAACGCCTAA
- the tpra1 gene encoding transmembrane protein adipocyte-associated 1 homolog isoform X2 → MLDTVTAVVRFAQYNGSILPTYVENTSAIPTWQPEFEANITKPHRCLQILYEDIGKSRVRFWDLMLLIPNVAFFVFLMWKLPSARAKIRLTSSPIFITFYILVFVVAAVGITRAIVSMTVSASSAATIIDKVLWEITRFFLLAIELSVIILGLAFGHLESKSSIKRVLAITAVLALGYSITQGTLEILYPDKHLSAEDFNIYGHGGRHFWLASSCFFFLVYSLIVILPKTPVRERISLPSKKSFYVYAAVLSLLNLVQGLGSAMLCAGIIEGLCCVDVTTFLYFSVFAPLIYVTFLKGFFGSEPKILFSYKCQVDEPDDQADVHLPPTSTSGLGRKEQLEQGSFYSSTQIDGLTATGMAAYLDDVASGPFGAGSINSIDSDRWRAINA, encoded by the exons ATGCTTGACACCGTGACTGCAGTGGTGAGGTTTGCACAATACAATGGCAGCATATTGCCAACCTATGTGGAGAACACATCAGCAATTCCTACCTGGCAACCAGAGTTTGAGGCCAACATCACCAAGCCTCATAGATGTCTCCAGATCCTATACGAGGACATTGGCAAGTCAAG AGTTCGGTTTTGGGACCTCATGCTCCTCATTCCCAATGTGGCTTTCTTCGTGttcctgatgtggaaactgcccTCAGCCAGGGCCAAGATCCGGCTCACCTCCAGCCCCATCTTCATCACCTTCTACATACTG GTGTTTGTGGTGGCAGCGGTGGGAATCACCCGTGCGATAGTGTCCATGACCGTCAGTGCATCCAGTGCTGCCACCATCATTGACAAG GTGCTGTGGGAGATCACCCGCTTCTTTCTGCTAGCCATTGAGCTCAGTGTGATTATCTTGGGACTGGCTTTTG GCCACCTGGAGAGCAAGTCCAGTATAAAGCGTGTGCTGGCGATCACTGCTGTACTGGCACTGGGTTACTCCATCACACAG GGCACCCTGGAGATCCTGTACCCTGACAAGCACCTTTCCGCCGAGGATTTCAACATCTACGGCCACGGGGGACGCCACTTCTGGTTGGCCAGCTCCTGTTTCTTCTTCCTG GTGTACTCTCTGATTGTCATCCTTCCCAAAACCCCGGTYAGGGAGAGGATATCCCTGCCAT CTAAGAAGAGTTTCTATGTGTACGCTGCCGTCCTGTCCCTGCTCAACCTGGTCCAGGGCCTGGGCAGCGCCATGCTGTGTGCCGGTATCATAGAGGGGCTCTG CTGCGTGGACGTCACCACCTTCCTCTACTTCTCCGTGTTCGCCCCGCTCATCTACGTCACCTTCCTCAAAGGCTTCTTCGG ctcAGAGCCCAAGATCCTCTTCTCCTACAAGTGCCAGGTGGACGAGCCGGACGACCAGGCAGACGTCCACCTGCCCCCCACCTCGACCTCTGGTCTGGGCCGCAAGGAGCAGCTGGAGCAAGGCTCCTTCTACTCCAGCACTCAGATAGACGGCCTGACTGCCACTGGCATGGCTGCCTACCTGGACGACGTGGCCTCTGGTCCTTTCGGGGCGGGCAGCATCAACAGCATCGACAGCGACCGCTGGAGGGCCATCAACGCCTAA